The stretch of DNA GCTTTCCGTAGTCCCAAATTGAACCTTCCCATTCATGTCCATTGCAACAAACTCATACAGGCCTCtgcaaaataaatcactgaagtCATCTGAACATGAGCACTCAAAAAGTGAAAAGTTATGCTGTTGCTAAcacctgttttgttttaagtaaaatTATTCATGTCACATAGGAACAGTGTCAGCAGCAGATAGAAAATTTTTGTTGGGCAGAACTCAGTGACTTTACTCATGTTTTGTGCCAACAGAATCTTTTGGGAATTCAGGTGCCAAATTGTAACTACCAAGACTTTTGGAGCATGTGCAAACCATAACTAagtcaaatgtatttttttttattttttacaaacaaaaccatGTTAGAGAGCCCATCTGTGACACACAGGCTATGCATCTGCCAAACACCAAGTTCCAGCTCTGCAGTATGGGGATATTCGGAATTCTCAAAAGTCCATGCCAAGTGTCTGTCTCAGGCTGATATGTTCGAGAGAAAGTTTGagagtaacatttattttttttttagcctggGCCAATCAATATAATTTTGCCTAATCTCATTCTTGGAGGTTGCTGAACCAgcttttttttgaaattttcccTACAAGATATAATGAAGAAAGAACAGCCTCAGACAAACATTCAATATGGAAAGTTTCAGACTGTGCGGTTAAAGCTTGGTAAAGCTAGGAGTGAGGGAAACTGTGGGCCACCAGCTTTCACTGTAACAGACTAAAAGAGTTGAGAATGATGGGGAGCAGTGCAGACTCTGAAGCTGGGGAAGCGGTGTGATAGGAGGCAGCTGGCAGGACAAGGTATTTAAGCCGTCCTGGCATCTATTACGATCCCGAGGACTTTGTGATGTAGGGACAGTACTGGGGGTTTGGCCATAAATCAAAGGACAACTACTAAGTGCAAGGCTGAATGGGAGCCTCTGCATGTACATCTTTTCCAGAAGCGTGGTTTATTTCCAGGTTTATTTCATTGTGGGAAGCAAGATGCcaattttgaagagaaaaaataagataCTTACTGGAAGTCCTGAAATATCGGAATATTTCTTGGCAGGCTTAAAGGATGGAGGAGCATCAATACTAAAATCTAGAGAGAAACAAAGGGATACGTTCAGTGTGctacataaattttaaaagcaaaacacaaaatgtaaagAGGTAGCAAATATCTCTTTAAAACCACCTTTACTTTCTGAGGTCTTTATTAACTAGGAGCATTAAGGCAAAGAACTACGAAGCAGAATTACCTCTGAAAACATTCAGCCTGCTAGCACTGTAAACAACAGCCTGTTTCTGCTCACCTCACTAGACCAACAGTTCAGTAAACAGAACTGCCCttcctaaaaggaaaaatgtaagacagctatttgaaatgaaatgtgcTGATTTCCTCCAAGTCTTAATGAATTCCCGCAGTTATTTGCAAAGAATAGCCATTACTGTACACATGCTGTATGTTAGGACCAGGAAGCATTGTTCAAGATTGCAGTTCTGAAATAGTATAATCCAGAAAAGCGAAGTAATCTTTTAAATCAAGTAAATCTTTAAGCATGTACCACTTTAAGCCCAGTCAATGACCTAGAAAATTGTCTGAATGTTTAAATTAACTGATGGAAATTGCTGTTCTGTGGTGCCCTTTAGATACCAAGATCCATTCAGTTATGAGAcaccactttttaaaatatgactgGTACATTTAAACTGCTAAATCCATGAATTTCAatgtttacaaaaatattttgtacctGGATcatttctctcctccctcctgatCTCCCTTGTGCCTCATCCAGCTGCTACAATAAACTGAAATGCTCCCTCCATATCGAATGTTTAAATCTCGCTCCCATAATTCAGAAGACACTAATGCCACAGGCAGCTGGTTTTGAATGCGCAACTGAATTTCCTTTGCCaccatcttaaaaaaaaaaagcctttaaattTACTGTTGCAAATAAAACCTAATAGAAATAGCAGTGTCAACAGATTGTTGGTTACAATAGCCAGGCACACACAGTAGCCTGCGTTTTCTCTTAACAGCTGCATctaaaatgcttcaaaaaatGGCAAGTTATTTTTGGATAAAgcaaaatgtatattaaaaaaaaaaagaaagtatactCATATGGTCGATTCTGAGATGTCTAAGTAAAGTTCTGAGTTGCTTAAGTAAAATCTGAGGATCAAATTCTGCCTCCAGCTCCATTCAGTAGTATCCTCCACGAGTCATCTTGAAGTACGTCGAGATTAAGAGCACTGCTGTAGCTCGGTCCTGTCGACGTACGCGAGCTCACTGTAATCTGGAGCGCTAATAGTGTAGTTTCAGCTGTGCTGAACTAAGTAGGGGATGTAGGACTTAAGTCTCCCAAGAATCTGGGATAAGGAGCTGGATAGGCAGCTTGGGCTGAGGTCTCAGCTACTGCAGGGATGTGGCTAGCAGAATCTCCCTTGCAAACAGCTCAAACACAGCTAAGGAGGCAGCAGCCACCACACCTTCAGGAGACAAATGGGCTGCATGCAGCGGAGGTGGCTCCTTAGCAGTGAAGAGGTGACAAAAACCTGACAGGAATAAGGGGTTTCTGACTTGGTTCTGCTAAATACAATTCCTTCATAGAACTCCCTCCCCAGATGTGCCCAAACTTTTTCATGGCACTCCAAATTATGTGTCCCACACCTTCCCGCTTGGCGTTGGTGAGTGTGGCTGGACAAGTCTTGAATGTCCCACTGGACCCTGTTCAAACAGGATATTGCATGCACCGATGCAATAATTTaggtttgttttaaagaaagttatttgtatggattttattatttataaatacatgcaAAGCATCTAAGCAGCTTACAGCTAGGATCATTTAGTTGCCATGGCAATGCCCTTTCAGAAGCAAGAATTTGTTTTAGGTTCTTCCAAGTTCTGTTCTTCttgccagctgctgctccaccaATGCCGGAGTGctagaattaaaaatatggtgttcagagaaaaaataaataaagaatactATTTCAGAGCATGACACTTCTACTTTATAGTCTTTCTGATACATCTCCTCTTGTCATGAACCGTTCCTTATCCTCACTTATTTCATCAGCAGGCTAATACACTGAACACTTAATCTTGGtcgcaagaaaaacaaagctttttggACTGTGTCAAAGCTGCTACGTTTAGGATTAactgaaggaaatgaaaatctgctttttaCATGGAAATAGAAAATCTATGGGGTTAGGTTTAGCCTGAGATTACAGGATTCTGAACGTCCTTCCCATCATATTAGAACTTATTACTACAGAGCTGTGCCTGAAATTGTGATTACACGGCTCaattttccctctcctttttatGGCATACTACAGGTGCGGCTCTAGCTCTTGTGAGTTATCTGTGACTGTGGAAAACACAACTGATCTTGCAAAACGTAATGAATACTCCGAGAAGCTGtctggaaattttatttttctttcaaatgacaGAAGAATAGGAAAGGAGTAATAAATAGAATGTTGGCTGCCAAGacaattttacattttgaaagcTACGCTAACAGAAGGCTTGCTACAGGTACTATAATGGTAGTTTCACTTATCAAATGGGATTGCTACGGGGTAATTTATTTATGTCCCTCCAGAGACAGAAGATGCACAATATACTGTACTACTTCTAAATGATCAAAGGACACAGATTTACAGCTTTACTTCAGAACAGAAACCGTTCTTGGAATCGGGGAGTTGTTATCGCTGTTCGTAATTACTACCTGACACATCAGTCTCATCAAAACTCAGCAAAGTTCTGCTAACACACTTCTGCTGTGATTAGTTTATAAATTAGGCTGCTGAATTGCTGAGAATGATAGCAGAAGGGATTCGACgagaaagctttttttccatAGACGTAAGATATGCTCAGAAAAGATGCTCATAAGCTTATGATGTTATCAGTTTTTGGCAATGCACAATCCGATACAGAAAGTACATGCAAATGTTTGCTCTGAGAGCAACATCTTAGTAATCTATAGATCATTGCAAATACAGACTGCTGGAACACGAGATGGAAACAGATGTACCGCCACATTCATAATTCAAATTCATTGCATGAGTTTTCCCCCAAATCATtgcagaacaatttttttttcagtcatctgtttttttaaaagctggTCTTTAGGGCATGATCTCTTTAGGGCCAAGAGGAAGCATCCACCTGATCTCAGCAGGCCACGGATCAGACACacagttttgctgctgttttgatTCTCTCTCTTTGccataatgagaaaaaaaggaggcGTTGTCCTCTGTATAGTTAACTACAAGTCAGTGTTTGCAGAGTGATCTACGGAAGGTCTCAGTGTCTGTTAGGGGTATGGGTGAGGCCAGTAAGAAGGAAGCACATTGAGAGATGCACGCtacttattttcttccatttaaggCATATTGGGCTGGAAGGATGCAGAAAGTCATCCAAGTTACAGCTACCAGTTCATACAGACAAAAAGCTAGTACAACATCAATACATTTCTTCTCAAATTAGCTGCTGTATTGGGGAGGATAATTTAACGTTACTCTAACTGCCTATTATTTCTGCAGCAGTTGTCAAGGGCCTTGTACGTTCATTATCATCTCCAGCATGCAGACATCAGGATTGCCTCTTTGGAAATGGTGATGCCCCGCTAGGAAAAGACAGACAGCAGGCCTTATGGCTATTTAAATCCTATAGGGAAGCTCCATGGAGTGCCCCTGGGCACAAGTGGAGATTTTCCAGTAAGCCCTGTTTCTCAAAGATGCTGGTGCTCATTGGAGAATTAGAGCAAGCCAAGTCTGCAGTTGTTTCTTTGAATGCTCCTCTTGTGACAGAAGATGTCTGCAAAGCAGACACAGAGCAACTTGAAAGTCAGAGACGAATTTTACCCCCTGCCAAACCCTTGCTTGGTGAGCGGTGCGATGCCTGATTACTCAGGTTTTGTGCTGTGGGATATTGTCTCTTATTCATGCAAAATTAAATCTGGGATAAAATCCTACTTTCTAAGTACTGGCTTTGGACCAACAGTCTGAGAAGTTTGCTTGCCTAGAAAGCATTTGTACAGTGTGCCAATGAGTTGGCCCTGGCAGAGCgagatattaaaaacaaacccagcAGTGATAGCACTGCTAGCTCTAGTCTTCCTTCTACTTCTCCCCCAATTTAAATCTCACATTGTTTTAGCAGCCTGTATTTCATCAGTTGTCAGGGTTTTCATGACTTCTGAATGCCGGGAGGCGAAGCTTCTGGGGAGCACAGAGTGTTTGCTCCTGAATCTAGCAATTACTGCAAGCGCAGACACCGCAGGTCTGCTATCGTTTCGGGGACTGGTAGAAGAGCAAAATGCCAGCTGCTAATGACTGTGTGGCTGACTTTTAGTTCAACTATTTTGCAACCTCCCTTTGGCTAGGAACTGGGAGATGGGGTTCCTACATTTACAGGGGTATAAATAGTGCCTTTCCAGCTCTCTGAGTTTGTCAGGTACCGCACCATAAAACTTCTGCGCATACCTTGATCTACCGGGTTCCCTGGCTCTGCTCCACGATTTAATATAATGGTTCTCACTCTGGAGGCGTGCCATTTTCGGGTTATAATATAATGTGCACGTCAGACCAGAGTGTAGCATGGACTCGAGGTGAATTTCTTCAGAACCACCGATCTTTTATTTGGCTGTTAACCTGACTTTCTTAATATTTACATTAGCAAGACGCTTAGACATCTAGCTAGGGTTTTATTTGAAGAGTTTGGAATTTCAAATTGTTAAAATAATATACTTACGATGAATTTTGGATCTTTAAATGGTAAAGGCTTGACGGCTGTTTCCACTGATCCTGTGCTGGAGTCTGTGTTCAGAAATTTATTTTCGTTCATGGCCTCTCCACCTGCACTCTGAAGAAAGAATTCAGTCTTACTGCTTGTTTCTCTGAGCAACTTTAACCAGAGACCGAGCCATTTGCTTTATTACCTACCTGTTGCCTGTTTGGCCTTTCTGTCTCTTTTGAATCTTTAAAGAcgccagcagcagggaagcatGAAACAGAGTATTTGTCAAGCAATTTACAGCTGACAAAcaaaggggaggaggggaaaagggtGGCCAAAGCTTGCTGAATAAAAACAGCATCGGTTTCATTTCAGAATTAATGAAAGCCCTCTCTATTCAGTGCAAGACAGCATACGAAACCAGAAACAGCAGAAGTGTGCACTGGATTTGTTTCAGAGTGTTCAGTAATAAAACGTTAACAGTAATAAAGAGAATAAGGTTTATAAAAAGTTTCTTTTCAAGGTTCTGCAGAATAACTGCAGAATCAGTTTATTCTCCATCCTTGACTTCAGTCATGCTCGAGTGAGGATTGAGGGGAAAGAAGATTTTATTATGTATCATTTTTTTTGAATACACACCTCATGACATCTATATGGGTACTGGTTGGTGTTTTCTAGGCTTTTCTTGATGGTTTATTTGTTTAGCAAGAAAAACAGTGGcagaatgtgtgtgtgtgtgattggAGAGCTCAGAAAGCCGTGTGGCGGTCCAACCAATTTCTGATAGTTCTGCATGGCTGCCTCAAtgagcatttttgtttgttgcttcTGGTTTTGTGCCCTCTGAGCCTCCACGCTAACCAGAACTACCCCTCTGTACGTACACCAGTGTGCCTAGCAAAATCCTCATCTATGCTGAAGCCACGGAGAATGGAGGCAGCAGTAGTTCAGCCACCAGGATTTCATACTTTGAGTCCTTTGTCTTGAGGAACAAAAAGCTTTGCTAAAAGCTGATCAGTTGTTACTGAACAGATGGTTAAAATGTTTCTCCACTCTACCTTCAGATGGGTAATACTTAAtagcaaaaaatgttttcttgtgaaACCCTGCATTGTAAAACCTTCTGTGCTGGTATATACACTCTTTcaagtaggagaaaaaaaaaaggatcattaTTATTCCTGAATTACAGGAGTACCCCTAGAATTCGAGACTGTATTGCAAAGGCCTTGAGTGGCGTATCTTCTCCACGTGATTACAAGGGAAGTGTTTGTGTTCGCAGCTCCAGGCCCAAGTAATTACAGGATTAGGAACCCCACAAGCTGAGCTCTACTTTGGGGAGCTACCAGTTAATTCTACATCACCTGTTTTTAACATAGCAAAGAGAGGTTGTAAACATTCAaagtaaagaagtttttaagtaaaatagTCGTGTTTTTAATGCCTTATTAAAGTAATAATATAGAATAAGTAATATATGAATAGGGATGATCTGTCCTCTGTAAGGCCATAGTATAGGGGATACTGCCACAATAACATCAGTGAAAGCAACACAAGTAAGTAGCTTAAACAAGACTCTTCCCTTGCTGAGGACAATATCAAAAGGCAATGACtgtcacagaaacaaaagaaatgcagatgGGTGTTTAGAAACATGTGCGTTAGGTGACAGCGAGCAGAGAGAATACTGTCTTAAGCGACCCTGAAGAGAATGACTGTACAATGAATTGCTTGGTTTCAAACTACGTTCTTGCACATGCATGCTCCCAGCACCTTTGATTTCAGCTGCTGATGTTACCCTACAATTAATCTTGAGAAAGACGAGGCTTGAGATACGAGATTATTTTTGATGAATAAATTATCTCTGATACCGTTCATTATCAGTGTAAATTCTGTAACTGGAGGAGTCGGCACTCACAGCTGCTCTTCAAAGTGTTCTCCTTTAATTTGGTACCATTTGGTCAGTCTTACACCAATCCTATGGTTTCTGATAAATTACTTCATCACTTTCACCCCTTCAGTGATCTTCTCCTACATACTCGGCTACTGAACAGGCTTTGAGCAGCATTTGACCAATGTCTCATAACAGTAACTGGCATTTTGAGGCAGAGCAACTAGAAATGAATAAGCAGCAAAGGGCAAGAAGCCTCCTTCCACACACAGGCCTCAATTTCTGCAGCTGGGTACACGTTTACATATTACACTCGCTGTCCTCGGTGGACTTTTCTCTGTGGATTCAGTGCTAATCTTGCTGGCTTGCTGGGAAGGAAAGTAGGGAACTGCTCCTGGCAGGACAATTCGTGAATGTAAATTCTACACATGGTTTCTCTTCCGGGCTATCCCCTAAGGATTTCAGGTATCATTTCAGGTCATCCTCCGGTCCCACGGGGGCAGCAGCTAGGGGATCTCCCCCAGACACTTTGAGTGGTGGTGGCTTCTCCAAGGCAGAGGGGGCAGGTGTAGGCATCCCACTGCGGCATGCAATCGATGGCAAATTTGGGAGCCTGGTGGCAGACTGAGGAGCAAGTAGGATTGAGTACTGTGATCCTCGTTACATGCAGGGAGCTGAGATAAAAGCCATGCTGCAGAGGCATGCCAGTTCGCTCAGTCAGCATGGCTTGTGTGAGAGCTCTGATTTACAGCGGTAGCACCATGGAGGAGAGACACTCAGCaaatgtgcttttctttctagAAAAACATTAAAGGGTTCGGCAGGAGCACTGCTTCCAGAATAACAGGCTGCTGCACACTGACCTCCTGCAAGTATGGGGCCTTGAAATGCTGTCAGTGCAGCCTGCAGACTCTCACTGATAGCCTCAGCGCTTTTGCAGCCCCAAACTGGAAGTGCCTCAACAAATGGCTGTCCAacctgtgttttaaaataacaggATTTAAAGTGTAAGAAACATGATTTAATActccagttgtttttttttaaagctttttaggGGGGCAACGCCAAATGAATTTTAACCAGCACGGATCTATCTTGGTACTGCAAGACCTTCTTGCAAGTGAATAATGCACTGATAAATACAAAACGTTATTTAGAGCCTGAAAGAAGATTTCTCGGTGAACAATTACTGCCAAGTAAACGTGGTCTTTATCTTTTAACACTAGTTGAATTTAAACTCTCTGAGCTGTGCTTGTTTGCTTGGTCATTTAGTTCGTGCGATGATAGTTCATTCTTCACTGTCATGCACTGGGGcaaaaaaacaggaatgaaTTCAGCCCCCCTTTGTAGTCCTTTTAAGAGACTGTGGTTTCATCAGCACAGTGAGGAAGTGCATGTCACCAGGGAACGTGTACTGCTCAATGTGTGCTGTAACCCGGAGTCACGTGTGGGGTAACTTCCCCTTCCTGCCGAATTCACAGCCGCTCTCCAGCACATTTCCATGACCCAGCTAGCTCCCCCGACCCCGCTGCCCTGGGATAATCCCAAACGCTCTGCAGTGAGGCTGGAAAGAAAGCGTAACTGTGGGCTGAAACTCCTCACAGCTTCTTGAAAGCTTCGTTTTAACTGATCTTGTAATGTAAGCTGCCTTTACAGGGAATTCGAAATACGCTTCAAGGAGAGAGACAGTGAAGAAACTTCCAGTGTGCTCTTTAAAACTAAATTGtggcttttaaaaagtggctatATGTAACTAGAGCTACAGGGAACGTGTGCTACAGCAGTCCCTAAGCAGCCTGAAATCCTCCTCAGGCTGTTGAGGGCTTTAACTGCAAAGGCTTGGGAGGGTCCTTCACATTTCCAGGGTGCCCTGCTAAATGCAGGTGTGATTTCATCACAGCTGGACATGCTGACATTAGTTTTACTCCAATTAACAGTAAAAAAACTGCAGTACGGACAGCTGCTAAGGCTGTGAGTCACTACGGTCAGTCAGGCATCCTTTCTCATCaccccttcctcctgctgctaaCCGCTGTGGCAGTCCGTGCTGCCACCGCTTCCCGTCTtacctcctctcttcctcctcctcctcctcctcattgcAGTACCCTCCTTAGCCAGGCCAAAAGCCACTCTGACTGGAATCACGTGTTTTAAAAGGCAGACAGCAGGTCAAAGGCTTCCTATAGGACCGCTTGTGTGATTTTATTCCTCCCATCAAGTTGTATTTATGTGCTTTAGCCGACTTTTAACCACAACCACAGTGTGACAGGTTGGCAGCCTTTTGCACTATTAATAGATGTCGATCCTCCTGGGACAGAGCGGAGCAGTAGTGgaggtgtttctccttttctgcaTCTCTTTTCATAAGGCCAtccatcaagttttcagtgCACGCCAGCTGGGTGGGAGACAGCGAACCGTCTGCAGAGCACAGACCTGTGGCAAACCCTCCGGTCCTAAGAGGTTTGTTACAGGAGCAGCCGAGCCTGGAGGAGAGCCCCACGCTGAGCTTTGCTACCTTCGCACTGGTTTCTTTCGAATACAGCCAAACCCCAGGAATGAGCCTAGCTTGGGCCCCCCTGTATGTGCTGTCTGTGCCGGGAGAGAGCTCGCATTGGGAGGCTGCCTGTTCACACAGGAGCTTTAATCTCAGGTTTTGGTGGATCTATTAATTTTCGCAATATATTCCGTTCCAAATTCCCTACCGCAGATGGATTGGTTTCCTCGTGATTTCCAAAGCTTGCTCCATCTGTCTGGTTTTATTTAGGGAGAGGACAAGCAAAACTTGTAGACCATGGAAGGCAAATTCTTTGTTTTGGCTACTTGCAGGTAGAATCAGCACTGTGGGGTTTGGTACGGGCGCCTGTGATGGGACTGAATAACGGGCAGAATTAGCTCATGAAAGTGCTTGTCTGAatcattaccttttttttttcccccaaaaaaaagattaagaCTGTATATTGGAATAACTGACATATGCTGCAGTATCATTTCCTatctatttatttctgtattttattctgtaattattttttttcattgctttagaCTAATAGGATTTAACAaagtgtgaaa from Anas platyrhynchos isolate ZD024472 breed Pekin duck chromosome 2, IASCAAS_PekinDuck_T2T, whole genome shotgun sequence encodes:
- the INO80C gene encoding INO80 complex subunit C isoform X2, producing the protein MNGVGFFSCLGFSLLLDRGVLICSLSSITAITAHEHISAGGEAMNENKFLNTDSSTGSVETAVKPLPFKDPKFIHSGIGGAAAGKKNRTWKNLKQILASERALPWQLNDPSYFSIDAPPSFKPAKKYSDISGLPANYTDPQSKLRFSTIEEFAYIRMLPSDVVTGYLALRKATSIVS